Proteins co-encoded in one Hypanus sabinus isolate sHypSab1 chromosome 6, sHypSab1.hap1, whole genome shotgun sequence genomic window:
- the LOC132394949 gene encoding uncharacterized protein LOC132394949: protein MVDMTAHLNMLNTALQGKGRTALHMSEDVLAFERKLTVLARDLQKGTLSHFPNLREFKQGHDMIISEYLHSAIIAMQTSFGKRFCEFREEKNTLSFPVTPLSIDPSLLNTTALSGVSQPDLEMELADIADKDIWVSKFRRLTADLEDVARQKAVLAQKHKWSDIENLTDDSLRSCVKMKVTSYSPDVQTLCAEVQEQKSH from the coding sequence atggtagacatgacagcgcacctgaacatgctgaacacagctcttcaggggaaaggacgtacagccctgcacatgtcggaggatgtcttggcattcgagcgcaagttgacagtgcttgccagagatttacagaaaggcactttgtctcacttccccaatttgagagagttcaaacaaggtcacgacatgataatttcggagtatttacattctgcaatcatcgcaatgcaaacatcgtttgggaaacgcttctgtgagttcagagaggaaaaaaacacattatccttcccggtcactcccctaagcatcgatccatccctactgaatacgactgcattgtcaggtgtgagtcaacctgatcttgagatggaactggccgacatagccgacaaagacatatgggtgtccaagtttagacgcttgacagcagaccttgaagatgttgcccgtcagaaggccgttcttgctcagaaacacaaatggagtgatattgaaaacctcacagatgacagcttgcgatcctgtgtaaagatgaaggtgacatcatacagccctgatgtgcagacgctgtgcgctgaggtccaggagcagaaatcccattaa